In Corynebacterium sp. P4-C1, the sequence TGCTGCGCCCCAAGGCCGACGGTGCTGAAGCGCTGTTCTACACCGTTGTCGCACGCGACACTCTCGATGCCGAGTACGCGATGCACCGCCAGCGCTTCCTCGCCGAACAAGGCTACGCCTACCGGCTGGTAGACGCGGCGGACCTTTAAAATAGTTTGCTATGAAGCGCTTTCATTTCGACGTCGACGAAGAATTCGCTAAGAAGCACAACGAGATGCTCCGCGATACACGCAAGGTGACGATCTCGGGCATCAGCCTGTTCGTCATCTGCGTGGTGGCCGCAGTGCTGTTGTGGACGCTGACGCCGGACAATTCAGCGTGGGGCTGGTTCGGGGTCATCGGCCTCGTACCGTTCGGCATCGTGATGCTCATTGTGGGCCTCATGGTGCCCCGTTCTGTCGGCGGCGCACAGGAGCTCTACGACCGTTACCCGCTCGCCCCCGCCGTGATCGCCGAAGTGAACCCCCGCGACATGGTGCTGATGGCGCTCGTGAACACCAACGTCGACGAATCACTCACGCCGAGGTACGCGGCTGCGCTACGCACGGTCTCGAACATCCCCGGCATTGACGAGCCCACTGTTGGAACGAAGGTTCCGTCCCTCGCGGTCGGCGGGCGCCGCACCACACGCGACAAGGACCACTGGCAGGAAGTCACACCCATGCCCATCGCGTGGGCGACGACAGACCAGGCCATCCTCAAGCGCGCACGCACCGAGATCCCCCAGGAACAGTGGCACATGCTCGACAAGTCACTCGCCAAGCTTGACGACGTCAAAGCCACCCCCATGAACCTGCTCGTCCTCTAACGCGCGGCGAACCCACTTGCCGTGACTGCTAAATGAACTGGCGGATCAGCGCGGTCACAGCCACGAAAACAATGAGCCCCTTCAGGAACTTATTGGACAGTTTCTTCGCGATGCGCGCACCAACAAGTCCTCCGATCAAGCTTCCTACGGCCAGCACCAGGACACCGATCCACAGCACCTCTGCCCCGAAGAACAGGAAGGCGATGAGGTAGACCAGTGCTGCGACAGAGTTGACAATCGCGGACAGGAAATTCTTAACCGGATTCACGGCCTTGAACGGGTGGCCGGTTCCTACACCCATGATGGCCATGTACAAAACGCCCTGAGCCGCAGTGAAGAAGCCTCCGTACATCGAAGCCAGCCCCATCGCCCCAACGAGGCCGGGCCGTCTGTAGGGCTCACCAATCACCCCGTCGCCTTGACCTTCAGTGACGACTTGGGATTTAGAGAACGCCTGAACAAAGCGCTGCTGGAAGATCACCAGGATCAACGCGACGACGATCAAGATCGGGATGACCCAATCCAGCGCGGACGACGGAGTAAACAGCAGCAGCAAAGAGCCGGCTGCCGCACCGATGACGGTCGCGGTGACCAGCGGCCCGAGGAACGGCAGTTCCCGCTTCGTCTCTTTGCGGAAGCCCCAGGCGGAACCGAAGGAACCGAACATCATACCGATGGTGTTGGTGCGCACCGCCACTCCGGGCGGAACACCCATCGCAAGAAGAACTGGGAGCGTGAGCAGCGAGCCGGATCCGACGGCTGAATTAATGATGCCGGCCATAATCCCCATGGCGAACAGCAAAACGCCAGAAAGAACAGTCATCAAGTATCCAACTCCTCAAATCAAAAGCTCAACCGCACGATGAAAAATAAAAAAGCGGTGCCCCTTGAGGATTCTATTCCTCGAGGGACACCGCGTGAAATGAAGTTTTTGGTCGGCGGTAACTTACTCTCCCACACCCTCCCGGGTGCAGTACCATCAGCGCGGGTGGGCTTAGCTTCCGGGTTCGGAATGGGACCGGGCGTTTCCCCACCGCTATCAACCACCGACACACCTATTGGGGTGTCTGTCATGGTCGCAACATGGTGGTGTTGCGGGTGTATGTAGTTTTCTGGGTGTTGGCCACACACACGCAGGTGGTGTGTGGTGTGTCAGATACTGCATAGTGGACGCGGCATTTTTTGTTGTTGTTGTTTGTTGTTGTGTTCCCGACGATTATTTGTCGTGGTGGGTTCAACTATTGGTGTTTGTTGGTTGGTGTATTAGTACCAGTCACCTTCGCACATTGCGGTGCGTCCAGATCTGGCCTATCAACCCCATCGTCTATAGGGAACCTATGAAACCTCATCTTGAAACAGGCTTCCCGCTTAGATGCTTTCAGCGGTTATCCCTTCCGTACGTAGCCAACCAGCGGTGCTCCTGGCGGAACAACTGGCACACCAGAGGTACGTCCGTCCCGGTCCTCTCGTACTGGGGACAGCCTTTCTCAAGTTTCTGCGCGCGCGGCGGATAGAGACCGAACTGTCTCACGACGTTCTGAACCCAGCTCGCGTGCCGCTTTAATGGGCGAACAGCCCAACCCTTGGGACCTACTCCAGCCCCAGGATGCGACGAGCCGACATCGAGGTGCCAAACCATCCCGTCGATATGGACTCTTGGGGAAGATCAGCCTGTTATCCCCGGGGTACCTTTTATCCGTTGAGCGACACCACATCCACAAGTAGGTGCCGGATCACTAGTCCCGACTTTCGTCCCTGCTCGACTAGTAAGTCTCGCAGTCAAGCTCCCTTGTGCACTTACACTCTAAACACCTGATTGCCAACCAGGCTGAGGGAACCTTTGGGCGCCTCCGTTACTCTTTGGGAGGCAACCGCCCCAGTTAAACTACCCACCAGGCACTGTCCCCAACCCAGATCATGGGCCAAGGTTAAGACATCCACTACGGTCAGAGTGGTATTTCACGTGCCGACTCCACACCCACTAGCGTGAGCGCTTCACAGTCTCCCACCTATGCTACACAAACCGCAGTAAACACCAATACCAAGCTATAGTGAAGGTCCCGGGGTCTTTTCGTCCTGCCGCGCGAAACGAGCATCTTTACTCGTAGTGCAATTTCACCGGGCCTGTGGTTGAGACAGCAGGGAAGTCGTTACGCCATTCGTGCAGGTCGGAACTTACCCGACAAGGAATTTCGCTACCTTAGGATGGTTATAGTTACCACCGCCGTTTACTGGGGCTTAAATTCTCCGCTTCGAACACAAAGTCCTAACAGGTCCTCTTAACCTTCCAGCACCGGGCAGGCGTCAGTCCGTATACATCAACTTAACCGTCTTCGCACGGACCTGTGTTTTTGATAAACAGTCGCTTCCCTCTCTTTTCTGCGACCCCAACCAGCTCACCAACGCATGGGTGGATCACCGGTTGTGGCCCCCCTTCTCCCGAAGTTACGGGGGCAATTTGCCGAGTTCCTTAACCACAGTTCACCCGACCGCCTGAGTATGTTCTACTTGACTACCTGTGTCGGTTTCGGGTACGGGCCGTACACATACATCGCTAGAGGCTTTTCTCGACAGCATAGGATCACTACCATCACCCCATTCGGGTTACGCATCACGCCTCGCACACTTGGCACCCGCATTTAACTAGGTGCCGTGCCGCACGCTTGCACCACAATCCACTAAGTGGCGTAGCTACCAATCTGTGTCACCCCATCACTTGACTACTACAGATCAGGCCCCACGCATCACACCCACCTGATGATCAAAGATCACCTTGGCAGATGGTCAGGGTGGTTAGTATCACCGGTTCATCATTGGGCGCATGTATACGGGTACGGGAATATCAACCCGTTGACCATCGACTACGCCTGTCGGCCTCGCCTTAGGACCCGACTCACCCTGGGAAGACGAACTTGACCCAGGAACCCTTAGTCATTCGGCGGATACGATTCTCACGTATCATTCGTTACTCATGCCTGCATTCTCACTCGCATGCAGTCCACACGCCCTTACGATCGTGCTTCACCCCACATACGACGCTCCCCTACCCAGTACAAAAATACTGCCGCGGCTTCGGCGGTGTACTTGAGCCCCACTGAATTGTCGGCGCGCAACCACTCGACCAGTGAGCTATTACGCACTCTTTCAAGGGTGGCTGCTTCTAAGCCAACCTCCTGGCTGTCTTCGCGATTACACATCCTTTTCCACTTAGTACACCCTTAGGGGCCTTAACCGGCGATCTGGGCTGTTTCCCTCTCGACTATGAAGCTTATCCCCCACAGTCTCACTGCCGCGCACACATGTAACCGGCATTCGGAGTTTGGCTGACATTGCTAAGATGATAGTCCCGCTCAACCAACCAGTAGCTCTACCTCCGGCACACCTACGCGACGCTGCACCTAAATGCATTTCGGGGAGAACCAGCTATCACGGAGTTTGATTGGCCTTTCACCCCTACCCACAGCTCATCCCCGCAGTTTTCAACCTACGTGGGTTCGCGCCTCCACAACCTCTTACAGCTGCTTCACACTGGCCATGGGTAGATCACCCCGCTTCGGGTCCAGGACATGCCACTAAAAACACACAATTAGCATTCGCTTTCGCTACGACTACCCCACACGGGTTAACCTCGCGACATGCCGCTGACTCGCAGGCTCATTCTTCAAAAGGCACGCCATCACACACTTTGAGGTGCTCTGACGGATTGTAGGCACACAGTTTCAGGAACTATTTCACTCCCCTCCCGGGGTACTTTTCACCATTCCCTCACGGTACTTATCCACTATCGGTCACACTGAGTATTTAGGCTTACCGGGTGGTCCCGGCTGATTCACAGCAGATTCCACGAGCCCGCTGCTACTCGGGGCAAACATAGCCACCACAGGCACATGCGCATTCGCGTACAGGACTCTCACCTACTCCGGTGGGCCATCCCAGACCACTTCCGCTTACACACACACCACGCAGACGTATCTGGCAGAACACGACCAGCTACACCCCACAACACCGCACACGCAACCCCTGCCAGGTATCACACGCACACGGTTTAGCCTCATCCACGTTCGCTCGCCGCTACTAGCAGAATCATTATTATTTTCCTCTCCTGCCGGTACTGAGATGTTTCACTTCCCGGCGTCACCCCCTGCCAGCTATGCATTCACTAACAGGTAACCGCACATAACCACGGCCAGGTTTCCCCATTCGGACACCCTCGGATCAACGCTTTGTTGACAACTCCCCGAGGCTTAACGCAGTCTCACACGTCCTTCATCGGCTCAGCATGCCAAGGCATCCACCATGCGCCCTTGAACAACAAACACACACACGAATAACCCAACACACAAACAATCAAAAAACACACACAAACAAAAAAACAAGATGCTCGCGTCCACTATACAGTTCTCACACACCACACCCACCACCACCAACCAGCCACAACGACCAGCCAGCAACCAGTGAGCCAACCAGGAACAACCACCCACACCACACACAAACGCATACAGTGCGGGCACCATGTGCTGCCCCAGAC encodes:
- a CDS encoding sulfite exporter TauE/SafE family protein gives rise to the protein MTVLSGVLLFAMGIMAGIINSAVGSGSLLTLPVLLAMGVPPGVAVRTNTIGMMFGSFGSAWGFRKETKRELPFLGPLVTATVIGAAAGSLLLLFTPSSALDWVIPILIVVALILVIFQQRFVQAFSKSQVVTEGQGDGVIGEPYRRPGLVGAMGLASMYGGFFTAAQGVLYMAIMGVGTGHPFKAVNPVKNFLSAIVNSVAALVYLIAFLFFGAEVLWIGVLVLAVGSLIGGLVGARIAKKLSNKFLKGLIVFVAVTALIRQFI
- a CDS encoding DUF3239 domain-containing protein; its protein translation is MKRFHFDVDEEFAKKHNEMLRDTRKVTISGISLFVICVVAAVLLWTLTPDNSAWGWFGVIGLVPFGIVMLIVGLMVPRSVGGAQELYDRYPLAPAVIAEVNPRDMVLMALVNTNVDESLTPRYAAALRTVSNIPGIDEPTVGTKVPSLAVGGRRTTRDKDHWQEVTPMPIAWATTDQAILKRARTEIPQEQWHMLDKSLAKLDDVKATPMNLLVL